The Stigmatopora argus isolate UIUO_Sarg chromosome 16, RoL_Sarg_1.0, whole genome shotgun sequence genome has a window encoding:
- the dab2 gene encoding disabled homolog 2 isoform X2: MSAAVETSIPVVVNADASTSLPSPTSNSPPASPATAASKVPFRKDKKKVPEKTDEYLLARFQGDGVRYKAKLIGIDDVAEARGDKMCQDSMMKLKGMAVAARSQGKHKQRIWVTISMSGIKIIDEKSGVIEHEHLVNKISFIARDVTDNRAFGYVCGAEGQHQFFAIKTAQQAEPLVIDLKDLFQVIFNVKKKEAEASQKGENGSAVVENGSNAAPAKSVPPVEQLDLFGDMSTPPDIRSPNDSNDILLLDFSAEVDSNQNCIKGKLLTSCAADHRAPPQTENLFCSTLSYFPTPDSDPFRDDPLSVTPRPDGGPIVSARTAVSDPLNGAAAQGLTSQSVILALRNGQWPLGGMITHGGMMDGSESGSAPSVQNPFFDSNGASHQTTENASKDSVVLNPPPQSSKAGRGRRTQKAPSSELFGADLFASDGSPAGGDLFNNTAGNSAQSSIAALGALHLGPTATTSIPSAGMWATSTVGPSMYGAPAYPQPSAFGGLPIPPNVWGQQMPSQFGAPHLAWGQPAPPAAVWGQPTSTNPFQPGPFPGLGEQQVPSRPPPRPPVKEAPPKAERNAFTALDPLGEKEKKTGKDMFKDFQLAKPPAIPARKVGLAQDATDHDDFDINQLSPTVNDVLAPKLNTPGLLDAAFSSNSSAPAPGPNLDMFDEAFGTPNATPFGVPTATMTAPVAQNSTSTFGDAFGNPFA, encoded by the exons ATGTCTGCTGCGGTGGAAACCAGCATTCCTGTCGTCGTCAATGCTGACGCGAGCACCTCGTTGCCGAGCCCGACCTCAAATTCCCCTCCTGCCTCACCTGCGACCGCAGCGTCCAAGGTTCCATTCaggaaagacaaaaagaaag TGCCAGAGAAAACCGATGAGTACCTGCTGGCCAGGTTTCAAGGTGACGGTGTGAGGTACAAAGCCAAACTAATCGGCATTGACGACGTTGCTGAAGCCCGAGGAGACAAGATGTGCCAGGACTCCATGATGAAGCTGAAG GGAATGGCAGTAGCTGCACGCTCACAAGGGAAACACAAACAGCGGATTTGGGTCACCATTTCCATGTCTGGAATCAAAATCATTGACGAGAAATCAGGA GTGATCGAGCATGAGCATTTGGTGAACAAGATCTCCTTCATCGCAAGAGACGTGACGGACAACAGAGCTTTTGGATACGTGTGTGGTGCAGAAGGCCAGCATCAGTTCTTTGCCATCAAGACGGCCCAGCAG GCGGAACCGTTAGTCATAGACCTGAAGGACCTCTTTCAAGTCATCTTCAACGTGAAGAAGAAGGAGGCAGAGGCCTCACAGAAG GGAGAAAATGGCAGCGCAGTCGTCGAG AATGGAAGTAATGCTGCTCCGGCCAAAAGCGTCCCA CCAGTGGAGCAGCTGGACCTGTTCGGAGACATGTCGACCCCCCCGGACATCCGGTCTCCGAAC GACTCTAATGATATTCTCTTGCTGGACTTTTCTGCTGAAGTCGACAGCAATCAGAATTGCATAAAGGGAAAGCTTTTAACTTCCTGTGCCGCCGACCACAGGGCGCCGCCCCAGACAGAGAATCTCTTCTGCTCAACGTTGTCCTACTTTCCAACCCCGGACAGCGACCCTTTCAGAGACGATCCGTTGTCCGTAACGCCCCGTCCCGACGGCGGCCCGATCGTCTCTGCTAGGACGGCCGTTAGCGACCCTTTGAACGGAGCCGCCGCGCAGGGCTTAACCAGTCAGAGCGTGATCCTCGCTCTCCGTAACGGCCAGTGGCCGCTCGGGGGCATGATCACGCACGGCGGTATGATGGACGGCAGTGAGTCCGGATCGGCTCCGTCCGTGCAAAACCCCTTTTTTGACTCCAATGGTGCGAGCCACCAAACTACGGAGAATGCGAGCAAGGACTCGGTGGTTCTAAACCCGCCTCCGCAGAGCTCCAAGGCCGGACGAGGTCGAAGGACTCAGAAG GCCCCATCCAGTGAATTGTTTGGAGCCGATTTGTTTGCTTCTGATGGCTCGCCGGCCGGAGGGGACTTGTTCAACAACACGGCGGGTAACTCTGCTCAGTCCTCCATCGCGGCTTTGG GAGCTCTTCACTTAGGACCAACAGCAACCACCAGTATCCCCAGTGCAGGCATGTGGGCAACCTCCACCGTTGGCCCATCCATGTACGGAGCGCCCGCCTACCCACAACCATCGGCCTTTGGTGGTCTTCCCATACCACCTAACGTCTGGGGTCAGCAGATGCCTTCTCAGTTCGGCGCCCCGCATCTAGCATGGGGCCAGCCCGCACCGCCAGCTGCGGTTTGGGGCCAGCCGACCTCTACCAACCCTTTCCAGCCTGGCCCCTTCCCCGGCCTTGGGGAGCAGCAAGTTCCATCCCGCCCGCCTCCCCGGCCGCCTGTGAAAGAGGCCCCACCGAAAGCGGAGAGAAACGCCTTCACTGCTTTGGACCCTCTCGgcgaaaaagagaagaaaaccgGGAAAGACATGTTTAAGGACTTCCAACTGGCCAAGCCACCCGCAATCCCCGCGAGGAAAG TGGGCTTGGCTCAAGATGCTACAGATCACGATGACTTTGACATTAATCAGTTGTCCCCAACAGTTAATG ATGTGCTGGCTCCAAAGCTGAACACTCCTGGCCTCCTCGATGCTGCCTTCTCCTCAAACAGCTCGGCTCCGGCACCAGGCCCCAATCTAGACATGTTCGATGAGGCATTTGGGACCCCTAATGCCACTCCGTTCGGGGTGCCCACTGCTACAATG ACTGCCCCTGTTGCTCAGAACTCCACAAGCACCTTTGGAGATGCCTTTGGAAATCCTTTTGCTTGA
- the dab2 gene encoding disabled homolog 2 isoform X1, whose amino-acid sequence MSAAVETSIPVVVNADASTSLPSPTSNSPPASPATAASKVPFRKDKKKVPEKTDEYLLARFQGDGVRYKAKLIGIDDVAEARGDKMCQDSMMKLKGMAVAARSQGKHKQRIWVTISMSGIKIIDEKSGVIEHEHLVNKISFIARDVTDNRAFGYVCGAEGQHQFFAIKTAQQAEPLVIDLKDLFQVIFNVKKKEAEASQKGENGSAVVENGSNAAPAKSVPPVEQLDLFGDMSTPPDIRSPNDSNDILLLDFSAEVDSNQNCIKGKLLTSCAADHRAPPQTENLFCSTLSYFPTPDSDPFRDDPLSVTPRPDGGPIVSARTAVSDPLNGAAAQGLTSQSVILALRNGQWPLGGMITHGGMMDGSESGSAPSVQNPFFDSNGASHQTTENASKDSVVLNPPPQSSKAGRGRRTQKAPSSELFGADLFASDGSPAGGDLFNNTAGNSAQSSIAALGALHLGPTATTSIPSAGMWATSTVGPSMYGAPAYPQPSAFGGLPIPPNVWGQQMPSQFGAPHLAWGQPAPPAAVWGQPTSTNPFQPGPFPGLGEQQVPSRPPPRPPVKEAPPKAERNAFTALDPLGEKEKKTGKDMFKDFQLAKPPAIPARKGEQAAAPASELETFNDYFSNKVGLAQDATDHDDFDINQLSPTVNDVLAPKLNTPGLLDAAFSSNSSAPAPGPNLDMFDEAFGTPNATPFGVPTATMTAPVAQNSTSTFGDAFGNPFA is encoded by the exons ATGTCTGCTGCGGTGGAAACCAGCATTCCTGTCGTCGTCAATGCTGACGCGAGCACCTCGTTGCCGAGCCCGACCTCAAATTCCCCTCCTGCCTCACCTGCGACCGCAGCGTCCAAGGTTCCATTCaggaaagacaaaaagaaag TGCCAGAGAAAACCGATGAGTACCTGCTGGCCAGGTTTCAAGGTGACGGTGTGAGGTACAAAGCCAAACTAATCGGCATTGACGACGTTGCTGAAGCCCGAGGAGACAAGATGTGCCAGGACTCCATGATGAAGCTGAAG GGAATGGCAGTAGCTGCACGCTCACAAGGGAAACACAAACAGCGGATTTGGGTCACCATTTCCATGTCTGGAATCAAAATCATTGACGAGAAATCAGGA GTGATCGAGCATGAGCATTTGGTGAACAAGATCTCCTTCATCGCAAGAGACGTGACGGACAACAGAGCTTTTGGATACGTGTGTGGTGCAGAAGGCCAGCATCAGTTCTTTGCCATCAAGACGGCCCAGCAG GCGGAACCGTTAGTCATAGACCTGAAGGACCTCTTTCAAGTCATCTTCAACGTGAAGAAGAAGGAGGCAGAGGCCTCACAGAAG GGAGAAAATGGCAGCGCAGTCGTCGAG AATGGAAGTAATGCTGCTCCGGCCAAAAGCGTCCCA CCAGTGGAGCAGCTGGACCTGTTCGGAGACATGTCGACCCCCCCGGACATCCGGTCTCCGAAC GACTCTAATGATATTCTCTTGCTGGACTTTTCTGCTGAAGTCGACAGCAATCAGAATTGCATAAAGGGAAAGCTTTTAACTTCCTGTGCCGCCGACCACAGGGCGCCGCCCCAGACAGAGAATCTCTTCTGCTCAACGTTGTCCTACTTTCCAACCCCGGACAGCGACCCTTTCAGAGACGATCCGTTGTCCGTAACGCCCCGTCCCGACGGCGGCCCGATCGTCTCTGCTAGGACGGCCGTTAGCGACCCTTTGAACGGAGCCGCCGCGCAGGGCTTAACCAGTCAGAGCGTGATCCTCGCTCTCCGTAACGGCCAGTGGCCGCTCGGGGGCATGATCACGCACGGCGGTATGATGGACGGCAGTGAGTCCGGATCGGCTCCGTCCGTGCAAAACCCCTTTTTTGACTCCAATGGTGCGAGCCACCAAACTACGGAGAATGCGAGCAAGGACTCGGTGGTTCTAAACCCGCCTCCGCAGAGCTCCAAGGCCGGACGAGGTCGAAGGACTCAGAAG GCCCCATCCAGTGAATTGTTTGGAGCCGATTTGTTTGCTTCTGATGGCTCGCCGGCCGGAGGGGACTTGTTCAACAACACGGCGGGTAACTCTGCTCAGTCCTCCATCGCGGCTTTGG GAGCTCTTCACTTAGGACCAACAGCAACCACCAGTATCCCCAGTGCAGGCATGTGGGCAACCTCCACCGTTGGCCCATCCATGTACGGAGCGCCCGCCTACCCACAACCATCGGCCTTTGGTGGTCTTCCCATACCACCTAACGTCTGGGGTCAGCAGATGCCTTCTCAGTTCGGCGCCCCGCATCTAGCATGGGGCCAGCCCGCACCGCCAGCTGCGGTTTGGGGCCAGCCGACCTCTACCAACCCTTTCCAGCCTGGCCCCTTCCCCGGCCTTGGGGAGCAGCAAGTTCCATCCCGCCCGCCTCCCCGGCCGCCTGTGAAAGAGGCCCCACCGAAAGCGGAGAGAAACGCCTTCACTGCTTTGGACCCTCTCGgcgaaaaagagaagaaaaccgGGAAAGACATGTTTAAGGACTTCCAACTGGCCAAGCCACCCGCAATCCCCGCGAGGAAAGGTGAGCAGGCGGCTGCCCCGGCGTCTGAATTGGAGACTTTCAACGATTACTTCTCCAATAAAGTGGGCTTGGCTCAAGATGCTACAGATCACGATGACTTTGACATTAATCAGTTGTCCCCAACAGTTAATG ATGTGCTGGCTCCAAAGCTGAACACTCCTGGCCTCCTCGATGCTGCCTTCTCCTCAAACAGCTCGGCTCCGGCACCAGGCCCCAATCTAGACATGTTCGATGAGGCATTTGGGACCCCTAATGCCACTCCGTTCGGGGTGCCCACTGCTACAATG ACTGCCCCTGTTGCTCAGAACTCCACAAGCACCTTTGGAGATGCCTTTGGAAATCCTTTTGCTTGA
- the dab2 gene encoding disabled homolog 2 isoform X3, which translates to MSAAVETSIPVVVNADASTSLPSPTSNSPPASPATAASKVPFRKDKKKVPEKTDEYLLARFQGDGVRYKAKLIGIDDVAEARGDKMCQDSMMKLKGMAVAARSQGKHKQRIWVTISMSGIKIIDEKSGVIEHEHLVNKISFIARDVTDNRAFGYVCGAEGQHQFFAIKTAQQAEPLVIDLKDLFQVIFNVKKKEAEASQKGENGSAVVENGSNAAPAKSVPPVEQLDLFGDMSTPPDIRSPNAPSSELFGADLFASDGSPAGGDLFNNTAGNSAQSSIAALGALHLGPTATTSIPSAGMWATSTVGPSMYGAPAYPQPSAFGGLPIPPNVWGQQMPSQFGAPHLAWGQPAPPAAVWGQPTSTNPFQPGPFPGLGEQQVPSRPPPRPPVKEAPPKAERNAFTALDPLGEKEKKTGKDMFKDFQLAKPPAIPARKGEQAAAPASELETFNDYFSNKVGLAQDATDHDDFDINQLSPTVNDVLAPKLNTPGLLDAAFSSNSSAPAPGPNLDMFDEAFGTPNATPFGVPTATMTAPVAQNSTSTFGDAFGNPFA; encoded by the exons ATGTCTGCTGCGGTGGAAACCAGCATTCCTGTCGTCGTCAATGCTGACGCGAGCACCTCGTTGCCGAGCCCGACCTCAAATTCCCCTCCTGCCTCACCTGCGACCGCAGCGTCCAAGGTTCCATTCaggaaagacaaaaagaaag TGCCAGAGAAAACCGATGAGTACCTGCTGGCCAGGTTTCAAGGTGACGGTGTGAGGTACAAAGCCAAACTAATCGGCATTGACGACGTTGCTGAAGCCCGAGGAGACAAGATGTGCCAGGACTCCATGATGAAGCTGAAG GGAATGGCAGTAGCTGCACGCTCACAAGGGAAACACAAACAGCGGATTTGGGTCACCATTTCCATGTCTGGAATCAAAATCATTGACGAGAAATCAGGA GTGATCGAGCATGAGCATTTGGTGAACAAGATCTCCTTCATCGCAAGAGACGTGACGGACAACAGAGCTTTTGGATACGTGTGTGGTGCAGAAGGCCAGCATCAGTTCTTTGCCATCAAGACGGCCCAGCAG GCGGAACCGTTAGTCATAGACCTGAAGGACCTCTTTCAAGTCATCTTCAACGTGAAGAAGAAGGAGGCAGAGGCCTCACAGAAG GGAGAAAATGGCAGCGCAGTCGTCGAG AATGGAAGTAATGCTGCTCCGGCCAAAAGCGTCCCA CCAGTGGAGCAGCTGGACCTGTTCGGAGACATGTCGACCCCCCCGGACATCCGGTCTCCGAAC GCCCCATCCAGTGAATTGTTTGGAGCCGATTTGTTTGCTTCTGATGGCTCGCCGGCCGGAGGGGACTTGTTCAACAACACGGCGGGTAACTCTGCTCAGTCCTCCATCGCGGCTTTGG GAGCTCTTCACTTAGGACCAACAGCAACCACCAGTATCCCCAGTGCAGGCATGTGGGCAACCTCCACCGTTGGCCCATCCATGTACGGAGCGCCCGCCTACCCACAACCATCGGCCTTTGGTGGTCTTCCCATACCACCTAACGTCTGGGGTCAGCAGATGCCTTCTCAGTTCGGCGCCCCGCATCTAGCATGGGGCCAGCCCGCACCGCCAGCTGCGGTTTGGGGCCAGCCGACCTCTACCAACCCTTTCCAGCCTGGCCCCTTCCCCGGCCTTGGGGAGCAGCAAGTTCCATCCCGCCCGCCTCCCCGGCCGCCTGTGAAAGAGGCCCCACCGAAAGCGGAGAGAAACGCCTTCACTGCTTTGGACCCTCTCGgcgaaaaagagaagaaaaccgGGAAAGACATGTTTAAGGACTTCCAACTGGCCAAGCCACCCGCAATCCCCGCGAGGAAAGGTGAGCAGGCGGCTGCCCCGGCGTCTGAATTGGAGACTTTCAACGATTACTTCTCCAATAAAGTGGGCTTGGCTCAAGATGCTACAGATCACGATGACTTTGACATTAATCAGTTGTCCCCAACAGTTAATG ATGTGCTGGCTCCAAAGCTGAACACTCCTGGCCTCCTCGATGCTGCCTTCTCCTCAAACAGCTCGGCTCCGGCACCAGGCCCCAATCTAGACATGTTCGATGAGGCATTTGGGACCCCTAATGCCACTCCGTTCGGGGTGCCCACTGCTACAATG ACTGCCCCTGTTGCTCAGAACTCCACAAGCACCTTTGGAGATGCCTTTGGAAATCCTTTTGCTTGA